Within the Erigeron canadensis isolate Cc75 chromosome 6, C_canadensis_v1, whole genome shotgun sequence genome, the region AAGAGCTGTCGGCGCATTCGCTATAGAAGATGAAAGTATCACAAATGGACTTTGCGTGATTTCGATTTGTACAATTTATAACGgaaaattttaattactttACATCCTTTAGGAACATAAGCTAACACGAAAACACATTTGAGGGTCAAGTCTATGAAAAGCTGTATGGCTAATGGTTAAGCCATCACATAAAAATTAGGCAAAATTTTGCAATAAATACAAGGTAGTTTTGCAAATGCCAAATGAGGTTAGAATTTAACAGTTTCTTTCCCCATTTTTCTTGCAAAAAAAGCATGCCAAATTGGGCAaattatgtattaaatttacATGTTTCCCGTTAGTGTGTAACAAATTGTATCTTTTGCCTTTGCACACTTGGAACAAAGGAGCTCGTCCCTACTGCTTGTCTTGCTGGTCTTCATCAGGTTCGTCCTATAAAATGAAAAGGTCACTAATGGTTACAATACGTCATTGTGAATTGTTAAGAATGACAAGGGACCAAAGTGGTGGTAACTGGTCAGGGACACAAAATCAGTTAAGGCGCAAATCTTTGGATGCAAATCATTAGTCATAAATTACTATCAACGAAaaattaacatgaaaacttccaAAAGCCTTTACGAACATTAAGGAACACTGAAGCTATGATTATAGCCAACTTTAAGCATAATTTCCATAGGTTAGGCTATGGATCATCTGGAAACAACCACTGAATAAGCCACTAGATGGACCGGATGTATACTTTCATGTCCTAAGATAACTTGCATATGTTAACTTCTTTTATATTGTTCTTAAGTTCCATGAATCTTAAAGATAAAACAGACTGAAACAAggataaaatacttaaaaaacataaGTTACCTCTATTGGACGTGTCCCCTTGCTTCCTATGCACTTGGAAGCACTGATACTTGCACTCTTTAACAAGCTACGTGCACTATAATTTCCTTTATTAGCTTCATTTGAATCTTCTGCTCCTTCAGCATATTCTGCATCTTGTGTTTCCGTGTTGTTATCTTGAGAACTACCTTCTTCCTTAGGTGCCGGAACTCGCTCCCTGGACCCacataacatatatacaatCAAGTTTCACAAGAAATCGAGGTGACAAAAAGAGTAGGTCGGGCAGGTTTTGTAACAAGTAGGGTTGGGATGACTCACAAACATGTTTTGTGCATATTTGCCAATAGTTTAGTGCATAAAATATGCTTATATAAACTACTAGTAAATTATTACACTTGTGAACTAATTCTTAAAATACCTAGGAAGTGAGGCATGCTGCCTTAGAAGTGGAGTGGTTTTATTATTTCCGCCTTTCCCTAAGCCCTCCTCAAGATGTGCGAATTGCCTCTTGAACCGATCAACACCACTGAAAAGATATAGCgacttttttaaataaatgctACTTACAGAACAGTCCAAAAGCAACCATTTATGTTGCTTAATTTCTAGAAGTATGACCTTGGGTACAAGAAGCTAGTCTGTTCACCACCACGCAAATATTCCTGGAGCATCTGAGGGTGATACTCTAAGATCTGGTCATGCATAAGACAATTATTATAAAGCAATCATACGATCATCTCATAATCATAATAGTAACAGATACTATTTCATATCCAAACCTCTCGGTAGATCAACTCTCTGACATCATCTTTTCCCAATTTCCTCCTCTCAAATTCAAATTCAAGTTTTGATATAGGCCCAGTGGATGGTTCTCGATCCACATTTGACAAGCCATTAAAGTAGGGGTCGGCTAGTGACTACAATAAAAAAGGTGGAAATAATCAGCAACAAAAAAGATTCCAAGCCGATCATACTTCTTTCTTTTAACCTTTAGGCCGggttgaacaaaaaaaaacatttttgtgcaaaaactttaatttatcaTTTCAAATAATTAGAgagtcaaatatgattacaaatatcatatattattaaactataatctaattttgaataaatgattcAGGAAGTTTTATGCATGAGTACATTTTGGGTAACTTCCATTCCATTTGACGAGTTTCCCTTTAGGCTATAAGTTTTACTTTACCATATTTGACCCATTAAGAATAGTACATGTACCGTTATCCacctatatataaattttagtgTGCTAGGTAGCATACCTCTTCAGCCGATGGCCGATCTTTCGGATCAAAAGCAAGTAGACGTTCCAGTAGTTTCAGAGCCAAAGGATCTACATTTGGAAATTTGTGTGTGAAAGGAACTGGCTGTTTTTTCCGCATACTATTAAGATATCTTCTTGCCTTTTCATTGCGGATCTGCATAGTTTAAGTGAAaagatttatttaaataatcagCAGGGAACCACAGTTTTTTAGCAGTAATCATGAAAGACTGGAATTTCAACTTCATACATCATATTCTAAACTCTCAAATGCATAAACCCAAATCGTTCATTGACCACATAAAGGTTCATCATGCAGCCATGATCAGATCATTATTAATTCCATGATGTATGATTAGATATGGTTCTCAAAACCAGTTTTTTTGGAACTTATTGGGTGAGGTTTGACCTGCTGGTTTGGCCAGAATTAAAATTATCACTTCAATAGTTATACGTGATAATGAAATGGGTCTTACAACTTACTTGAGTGGAATGAGATAAATGATTATAACTGGCAGGTTTGAAAACTTGTATTTTACCACCCGTCAAAAGATGACCTTAAAGattgataatatttttttaaaaaataatcatttagGAAGGTTTACGGATTACCAGTACTCTTTTGACAACTTCCGGCCAGCATAACCAGTTTCCTTCAAGTAGttatttgtaaaaatatttcatatttgagCTGTTGGATTTAAAGCATAACCAAAATCGATCCATCCATAAGTTAACAGGTTGAAATTGCAATATTTATTCGCATGAGTAAATAAGATATGAAAGAGCTAACCCTTGCAATAGTTTCTGGAGGAGGAGTGCCAAGCAAATCAGTCATGAGATCCAACTGATGCACTACATTCTTTCCAGGAAAAAGCGGTTTCCCAGTAAGCATCTCTGCAAATATGCATCCAATGCTCCAAATATCAATGGCCGGAGTATACTGCAATGAAAAACATCTTAGCAATGGACCATTTCACTTATACCTTAATTCTCAATATAGAATTTTGACCTTCTGAACCTATGAATCTATAAGATAGGGATTTAGAAGTATCAGGTAACTTTGTGTGTCATTTCTTGCTCTTCATCAATGCATTAATTCTTGGTTCCTATCACTTTTACCTTAATATTATTGTCATTCTATAATGAAAATGATACAATGGGAGCAAGTGAATTATGTAAAAAGgtgcacataatcatcaaaatggTTCATAGATTAGACATAGAATGAAAGaaccaaagaaagaaaaagttgatTATTCACTGAGAAAAGGTGGCAAGATAGGCTGCTCAGGCACACTGCGTAACAGGTCAAAACAGGTTCAGTTGAAGCAGTTCATTTTTAGCATAGTGTTAAAATGGGCATTCCAGGTTAAATTGACCCATAATCCCTTTTTGTATCTAATCGTTTGAGATAAAACTCAGcccaaattgacccattcataagtaaatgggctGAAACTGCGACATCTAATTACAGTTACacagattaaaataaaaagatgccAGGGTAGGAGCATCATACTTTTGAGAAAAAGGAACCGCAGAGTTCAGGAGCACGATACCATCGAGTTGCAACATAATCCTGCAATAATCCATataacaaaattcaacttaACAGTTGTTACATAAGTGTATAAGTGAGGAAGTACATATAGAGCACCTACCGTCCAGAAAATGGCTGATGGTGCATCGTTAAATGAGACCCGAGCAAGCCCAAAGTCACAAATCTTTAACTTACAGTCAGCATTAGCAAGAATGTTTTTGGGTTTTAGATCTCTATGAAATACATTTGCTGCAAACAtgatattaataaaacattaatataataacGTTCACACAAAAACAAGCAGCAAGCATGTTactaataaaaaagataatagtGGCTTCCACTCCGTTTCTAATTTGGCCAAGCGGACTATAAAAGTCATTACTATAACCACCGACTTTTGAACTATTTGCCAATGTTAGCTTAAATTACCGGCAGAAATTACCCaagaaaattaatatttataagtaCAGTGGTTTTCCATAACGAACATTTAAGTCCGGTAAACAAATTAGtattaaaactaaattaaagcTAATGCACAAACTTTCAGATAAACACAATTAGCAAGTGTGATATTGACAGAAGGTGCAAATTGCATAAACGGACAATGCTTTTGCATCATTTCTAATTAGGTCACTTACTCTTTAAAGATTAATAGTAACAGTACCATCCAACTATTAAAACCCTTTAGAATaaccaaatttttcaaaaactgtTGTAGAAAAACCATTTGGCCATGTTGGCATTTCACAGGTTTCCTGTCAGAAATACCCAAAATCATCAAATTCTGAACACATCCGCttcaataaacatttttttactCCATTAAACAAAGGGTAAGTTCTAGAGGTGACAATTATGACCCAGATGCTTATTAATGGGTCAGTTTGGTTTTACCCTCAAATGTCAAATGAGCCaaacataaaatattagttAAAAGGAATCATGTAAGAGTGTAACACATGTCAAACGGGTGAAAAAGCAGCCCaaactttattatttaaacaaaaaaattctaAACTGCTCATGCAAAAGTCAAACTAAGGTTGTAATATAGTTTGTGTAATCGAATTTTACAcataaactatttataaaagatttaatgATTTGGTACAAAGTGTATCAGGTCAATGTAAACTCCCGTCCAAATCAACCAGCATTCAAAATCTACAGGATTTAAAACTGACCCCATATTGACTCTTTACTTACCCACCCAATTTGTCACCACAAGAAAGAATCTTTTGCTCTGTTAGAAACAACCCACCTGAGTGAATATATTTCAGGCCACGAAGAAGTTGGTACAAGAAAAACTGATAATGTTCAGGGGTCAGATCGTCATTTGCTCTAATAACTTGATGAAGATCAGACTCCATCAATTCAAATACTACATAAATATCTCTAAACTCTCTTCTAGACGGAGGGAGCATAATATGCTTAATTTCCACAATATCCGGATGCCTCAGCAATCGAAGGAGCTTGATTTCTCTAAGAATCCTCGTGGCATCAGAAACATGCTCAAAAACATCATTTATCTTCTTAATTGCAACTTTGTCTCCTGTGTGTGTATCAGTAGCAGAACCTACAACACCATAACTCCCTTTCCCAACGACTTCTTGAACTTCGTATCTACTAGCCTCTCCATACTCCGTGAAGAATTCTCTTTCGAGCTGAGTAAATAACAAcagaacaaaacaaaaatcaatgaaCACCTCGAAACTACATGATAACGGTTTCTGCCAAGAGATAAACCAAAACTCCATCTAATACTCAATTAAATCTCAGAATCTGTACCAAAGCATACCAAACTATATCTCAAAATGCTTATAAGAAAGCAATCTAGTTAATAATATGTCTCATGTATTATAGCTACTAGCTTTTCCATGCCATTGTTGCTAAGTATTCTGGCATACCTAATATTGTGATAATTTTTGCATCCCGTAAAGTCtgtaacaaatattaaaaaaaaaaaaaaaccataggAGAAAGAAACTTCTTCTGTTTTCAAATTATGAAGAAACGATATATGAGAGAAACACGAATGTGATGGGAAACAGGAACAATTTAGTCGAGGCTTAAGAATGTGTGTATGTGGGTAACCTAAGGTTATATACCATATATACGCACAATAAGAACCTAAGATTTTTCTTTATAGCCTTAACACTtgtctaaattaaaagaaacaaaaaaaactaaaagttacgAAAGCAATGTGATTGTGGCCATATGAGGCGTAATCAAGAAACAGTATTAGAGGCAGGAAAAGAGCTCTTGAAACAAATACAGCCGTTTTCCAAACATCCCGTTTCACTTCACAGATGGAGTTGACACTTGACTCATGACTCGTGATTagtaattcaagaaataaaATTCTAAGGCCAACTAAGGTCAAAATCCACTGGAATTGGCAAAAGTTAATTCTTTGAAAGCCATTCAAAGCAAGTGCATTTACACAGTATGTTTACAGTTCATGAGGATACACATTTGACGATTAGTCGTATACAAACCAAAGAGGTATAAACCATCTTGTTGCATTCGGgcaatacaaatatatatatatatatatatattcgacgAACCCTTTTAAGCAAATACATAGACAACAATCACATTGATACAATGCAGCAGCCAatccaaaaagaaaagacacacatatatacatacatacgtgtgtatatatatatattttatttcactATCACATAACAACAAACAAATGATGATTAATAAAGGATATTCTAGAAAAAGTTTGTTACTTTTTCCTATCAAATCAAAGAAAATGATAGCATCAAATAAAAATCCAAAACATGTGCTATATTTAACACGcagtaaaattaaaaagataactgCCCCTAAAAAGTAGATATCAAGCGCCATGTacaacattaaaaaagaaagaaacagacAGACCCTTTTAAGAGGATCCATGCGAAGAGGAACAAGAAGCTTGTTtaatgaagaaagatccaaacTTTCAAGAAATGCGATTTGGGCATTTGATAATAATGATGGATTTGTGTTGTTATTGGTGGGatcatgatgatgataattGTTGTGGCGCTGAAACCATCTGCGAATTCCATCCACAAATGTTGAAGAAACACCCATATATTTCGccttataatttgtttttttgttttttttttatattacacCAAACAAACACACAACCCACACTCACATTTTCCCCTTCATTTTCGATCCATAATTGGTGGAAATGCCTACTTGGGTTtcatgtttctttctttttctttttcttttttttttttttaaaaaaagatggtTAAATTCAAAGGTctgtttatataaattatttgtaagTTGGGACCTTTGGCCAATTATCCACGGTTCGAGTCGTGAGACATTTGGTAGAACTTCTATTCGAAAATTTGGTAGACATTTGGCCAATTACAGGGTTACATTGTGGGTTTGAGTTATTCTAacgttgtttgtgtttgtaaatATATTGGGTCTGGTTTCGTCATTAAGTTATCATAGGTAGCCAAGTTTTATTTTGGTGATCATTAaaatgttggaataaacatgattcgattcgagtgattaAATATTCCCGGTCATTTTGTGGAACTTGTAAGAGCAATAAACATAATTGTTATTAATTttgggttcccaaaacaagatgattgagtaataatggaaTGAGAAATTCGTCTAGAAAATGATACACGAATTTCTTAGAGGAGAGGCACACGAAATTAAGTGAGAGATTAGTGTCTCATTATCCTAAGTTAGGGTTAAAGactctttatttataataagtgtATTTACACATATAACCCTTTCGGTGTTTACTATGTGTAATATTAGTCCTCATAATTTCAATCATCTAATGAGAAACTCTCTTTAAAAGTAAATAcacccattatatatttactagagaTAGAGATTTCAgtattgtcaattatcatatcaggaatgataaatgatcagtgacggtcacactaacgtagATCCAAGATGAAAAACGAAAATATCCTTTTGATGTTCAAGGAATCATAAGACTACTCGCTCATAGTGACAAGATTTGTTGCTCGTCTGTTTTAACACATCTATGTCAGATTACCATTTTAAATTGACACATGCCTTACAAGAGCACAACATCAATTCCGATTACTATTCTTTTTACTCAGTCGCATATATTACCTAAACAAATTTTTCCCACCACAAAATCATTTCATACcccacccaccaccaccacgagACTACCATCACCGCCTAACAAAAACCCATTTCTAAACTTCCACTGACTGCTACCTTTACAATCTAAACCCCACCATAAACCGCCAGCCCCACTAACCCAACAtggcaaaaagaaaatgaaaaaaaatcttcaaaatataaagaaagaaaaattattagATGTCAGGTGAGCGATAATGATAAGTGGTGGTGATTATCGAAGATGGGTTGATTTAGTGAAACACCCCTGGCCGCTGGGGTTTAACCTAGTGGTTACAATTTAATTATGTTACTAATGAATAATTATAACTggattttattaattaagttacaaagaataataatgataataataaagtaGTTCTGTGGACGTATGTTGGGTTAAAAGGTTAgtaaaaaataatctaaaataacattaatgattaaattacaatatcagtcatttatccaaGATATCTCAACTTGACGCCGCCTCCATCACCACACCGTTTCCATcacaaccaccgccgcattgcgcgggtactgtGCTAGTTATTTTACAAAGAGCTCAAACGAGATTGACATATCCTTGAAACGACATGTGGCATAATACTTGATCGACACGtgcctttttaatttatttattttgttaaatcagtttttttagttgtatataaattcaatttccttattagacttatagTTAAACTTTAACtattggcttattaatacaaaagacattgtAACCTTATTTGAATAATCGCTTtcttattaataaattgtctttttttctttttgaattattctactcttattacttatattatttataataagttattaacatgaagacttcaaaaatttgagtttacgatccgaaatcacaaggctatctgcaatcatccactatgcttacaagttcagattttgatgtggttctaaaattttaaggtaaatccgaaactctaactaaacatatattatatttatcattactgttatAATTTAGATTCGATCTTCGAATTACTTTAAGTACAACTTATTTgatactcacaaatcatgtatgcggcatattcgaatttttttatgatacatgttaggtccagttttgctgaaaactggatctctccagttacatctggatatcatgaagaattgtccgaaatttTTGAAGTCCAGTtccaatgtacagtttatgcaactgacgacttcctccagttgagatctgaagaacaacaatctgaagacattccagttgaagtcaaagacaacaagtggaagaaagagaaaggcaatggcagcgaagcccagttgactttctaccagattaatcaactggagatcctctagtgtaaatgcatttacaaagctttacactaattacgaggaggaccttttcactacatccttttacccggacaataatcttatctgtggataaaagtgcaaagatgtagagtggttgaataaagtaaccttttgtcttactttatttaacacacacacaaagaattatttattaatacttttgtgtgctgtcaaacatatttgtacgtcgaagttgagataccaatgctcaaccttcgactataaatagaggtccttgcccaagcatttcaataactttgcaaactcacacattctgcaatattattggtgaacttgtgcaatattctctcaatcgctaaaaggaacatttcacaactctaagtgtttcgattgttaagagaatttccaagtatagatcaactgtatttcataggttgttaggatatttacattcatgtattatcttggttccgcaacaaccttgtattttatttaacaatcaataaataaaatacacttgaaaaattacatattgtctcaccattttACTTTAATTACTTTACATTATTGTATTGTGTTTACTAAtttgacttgtcaccttaataagtataactccagttaacatggtacactgttcactttaaactggtcacatccagattaagtgaaagtgttgcaaagtacactcaccattgacatagatgTGTCTTCAACACTCATCTATtcgtagttgggacttacaagtggtgtcagagcaggcaggttgaattgtatCAATTccataacctaggtctgctaaGATgtctgctgaaggtgagaatggttctggtccccaaaatgaaactaatcagAATATTAATtttacaactcctttaaataccaaccccccctcctcctcctacacctggagccagccacgtccatgtacattactctAACACTCCTgctcccaaattcgatgggagcAGTGAGacttttggtacatggaaggccagGATGgttttgcattttggtgggatagagaggtatatgttgaaaatcctcaaggatggaccatatatacccatgtccagtggtgttagtcctcttctagacccaactgggagaagaggtaccagggaaaagtctgaggaacattggtcagacgaggatcgcaggctggttgatcttgataccagactgagaAACATGATCATTGCTGCTgttcctgaggaactaattccaacacttgtgctgtttcccagtgctaaatccatgtgggatgaattagttctccagtttgaaggaggaaatgacaccattgccaccagaaaggttgcattaaacaagaagtatgaatccttctttgctctttccaatgaaagtttaactggtattTACACCAGatctactggcctaattaatcaacttaggggcttgggagtggagaaggataaggatattcttcttgagaaattttgtgatatattgccatccaaatgggcacacatggttcttgtcttaagacaaggtaagaccttgcacagccatactcttgctagcctgtatggagccttcagattcactgaagataatgatgctgcaaggttattggctgagcaagatgccttaaaacatgctcagagttccaaggtcgccagcttaactgggcaaccttgtgctgctttaatgtatgctgagaatgtccagctacattctatgaaggaaatgttaaacaacttactgaactctggccttaccactaatctcagtaatggttgtgaggaaactgacgatgatgatctggtagccatgattgctaaaacctttaacaggtttaaacataaatctaatcgatttaatgggtccaataatgcttccagttccaactctctggataaggccaatcttatctgctatcagtgtggtaagaaaggtcatttcatgaaggaatgcagatctagtcagatgaacaaccaaactggtccccctgtcccaaactttgtcaaatctgatgattataaggccaaatataagaagcttaaggcccagattgccctCATGTCTCTTGAGAAAGAAaggaacaagtgcatgatggcttaaactgaagggaaatgggaactctttgatgactcatctgatgatgatgaagagattagagatgtgtgtttcatggcattagaaaatcaacaagcagtggtaaaagatgatgttgtttctggaagatgggtggacatcattttaaagaaggtaagagattatgatgttgagttggatacagaactgaaactggacattgctgaatcattaaatgatgatttattatttgttgaaacaatGAAACTGATTGTGAAAGATATCTTGAGACTGTTTTAACTGAGctaaataacatgaaaaatcaatttaatgatttacaaagtgtccagttggctctcaaggaatcagatttaaaaattgagGCATTAGAAAGAgataatcaaaaattaaaatatgatcttgaaaaagaacacatggttatcaaatcttggttacaagcatctggtaaaaattatcatgcattttctaaaaccattgatgcttaAAAAACtacctggaaatctggtgatctccagatggcagctgttttaccttCGATTCACCAGATGCCTgaatcagttagagttgagactccatatgactcctctaacattgtcaaatctgaatccattgagaccactcctgttgaggtcaaaactggagccaaaaaggctgctccagttaaaaaggaagctggtgatgttcctttgcctcaaaagtccaaagagcccaagactcccCAGACAAAAAATTCCACTGAACCTAAGTCCAAGATTCAGCAGCCtgataaaaataactttttgctaaaactggagagtcaactccaaaatttatcaaggcaagtacaaagttgtactgccagaatcaaaaatttggaaggagcttcgacttcttcagttgcaaaacatgttgttaaaactcctcttttaaaacaaaaacaaaaacaatcagctcagaaaggagcaaaatctgaaaagaaaaaggaggttgttgttcccatcaaaccaattgtttttactcctgaagctggtaataatcctccagttccaacccgagtaaatctgctgagacttctcaagagaagtcttgtggacccatcaagaaaagatgggttcacaaaaataactaattatctacttgggcgtgcagggcgatcgaaaaaagaatatctggtatctggacaacgctactggccggactatgacaggatgtaagaccctgctggaagagttcactgtctaagatggaccggcagtgacatttggtaatgatggaagtgggaaaactgaaggatatggtgttattgacaatggacaagtccagttcacaaaagttgcatttgtcaatggtttgaaatacaatctgataagtgtcagtcaactttgtgatgatggatataaggtatt harbors:
- the LOC122603139 gene encoding mitogen-activated protein kinase 9-like, with protein sequence MGVSSTFVDGIRRWFQRHNNYHHHDPTNNNTNPSLLSNAQIAFLESLDLSSLNKLLVPLRMDPLKRLEREFFTEYGEASRYEVQEVVGKGSYGVVGSATDTHTGDKVAIKKINDVFEHVSDATRILREIKLLRLLRHPDIVEIKHIMLPPSRREFRDIYVVFELMESDLHQVIRANDDLTPEHYQFFLYQLLRGLKYIHSANVFHRDLKPKNILANADCKLKICDFGLARVSFNDAPSAIFWTDYVATRWYRAPELCGSFFSKYTPAIDIWSIGCIFAEMLTGKPLFPGKNVVHQLDLMTDLLGTPPPETIARIRNEKARRYLNSMRKKQPVPFTHKFPNVDPLALKLLERLLAFDPKDRPSAEESLADPYFNGLSNVDREPSTGPISKLEFEFERRKLGKDDVRELIYREILEYHPQMLQEYLRGGEQTSFLYPSGVDRFKRQFAHLEEGLGKGGNNKTTPLLRQHASLPRERVPAPKEEGSSQDNNTETQDAEYAEGAEDSNEANKGNYSARSLLKSASISASKCIGSKGTRPIEDEPDEDQQDKQ